Proteins found in one Bacteroidia bacterium genomic segment:
- a CDS encoding amidohydrolase family protein, with amino-acid sequence MNLKQILLQKIQQRGGWVNTHAHFDRAYTLDKESFKFVYAPLRQKWDIVDKVKRESTVEQIYTRMVKATEHMLNQGVQAIGTFIDVDDVVKDKSIKAAQMLRDNYGKDVKIKFMNQTLKGVLSKEAREWFDIGAEFVDIIGGLPAKDAGREAEHLDVLLETGKRLGKMVHVHVDQLNTDEEKETELLARKTIEHGMQGRVAAIHCISVAAHPKAYREHVYQLLREAQIIVIACPIAWIDHPRTERLSPTHSAVTPVDELIPAGIRVALGVDNICDVYKPFADGDMWMELKLLLESCKLYDLDALADIATTNGLRALDIAV; translated from the coding sequence ATGAACTTAAAACAAATTTTGCTGCAAAAAATTCAGCAGCGCGGGGGCTGGGTTAATACACACGCCCACTTTGATAGAGCATATACTTTGGACAAAGAGTCCTTTAAGTTTGTCTATGCACCTTTGCGGCAAAAATGGGATATTGTAGACAAGGTAAAACGTGAATCTACCGTAGAGCAAATTTACACAAGAATGGTAAAAGCTACTGAACACATGCTTAATCAAGGTGTACAGGCTATAGGTACGTTCATAGATGTGGATGACGTAGTAAAAGATAAATCTATTAAAGCTGCGCAGATGCTTAGGGACAACTATGGTAAAGATGTAAAAATCAAGTTCATGAATCAAACTTTGAAAGGTGTGCTTTCCAAAGAAGCCCGCGAATGGTTTGATATAGGCGCTGAATTTGTGGATATTATTGGAGGATTACCTGCAAAAGATGCAGGGCGTGAAGCCGAACATTTAGATGTACTACTAGAAACAGGAAAAAGATTAGGTAAAATGGTTCATGTCCATGTAGATCAACTTAACACAGATGAAGAGAAAGAAACAGAGCTTTTAGCTCGCAAAACGATTGAACACGGTATGCAAGGGCGCGTAGCAGCTATACATTGCATTTCTGTAGCCGCTCATCCTAAGGCGTATAGAGAACATGTATATCAGCTTTTGCGCGAAGCTCAAATTATTGTCATTGCTTGTCCTATTGCCTGGATTGATCATCCTCGTACAGAGCGTTTAAGTCCCACTCATAGCGCTGTTACGCCCGTAGATGAACTCATCCCCGCAGGAATACGTGTAGCCCTTGGAGTAGATAACATTTGCGATGTCTATAAACCTTTTGCAGATGGCGACATGTGGATGGAATTAAAACTTTTGTTAGAATCCTGTAAATTGTACGACCTAGATGCCCTTGCCGATATTGCCACTACAAATGGACTGAGAGCCTTAGATATTGCTGTATAA